A part of Cannabis sativa cultivar Pink pepper isolate KNU-18-1 chromosome 6, ASM2916894v1, whole genome shotgun sequence genomic DNA contains:
- the LOC115724474 gene encoding uncharacterized protein At4g14100, which yields MKNIKLLKWILTLTTIIQSSSSSDIPTPLPAPWPEQFHAVVVMNLSESQQVHVTDLWYDWGKGRNVNIHQKQLAEKEYAVEWNNGTSFYYSLNHNPPYCNITTFEVGITRPDFLQTDAEYSGPQMVEGFLCHVWKKADFIVYYEDVITHRPVRFDFVDGTIYNYVMTFEVGAVLADSEVQAPAFCFNQDTISEI from the exons ATGAAGAATATTAAATTACTGAAATGGATACTAACCCTAACAACAATTAtccaatcatcatcatcatctgatATTCCGACTCCGTTACCGGCGCCGTGGCCGGAGCAATTCCACGCAGTGGTGGTAATGAACTTGAGCGAAAGCCAACAAGTACACGTGACGGACTTGTGGTACGACTGGGGAAAGGGTAGAAACGTAAATATACACCAGAAGCAATTGGCGGAGAAAGAATACGCCGTTGAATGGAATAACGGCACGTCGTTTTACTACTCGCTTAACCACAACCCACCGTACTGTAATATCACCACTTTCGAAGTGGGAATTACTCGCCCCGATTTTTTACAGACTGATGCCGAGTACTCGGGGCCTCAAATGGTAGAGGGGTTTTTGTGCCACGTGTGGAAAAAGGCTGATTTCATTGTTTATTATGAAGATGTTATCACTCATCGTCCTGTTCGTTTTGATTTCGTCGATGGTA CTATTTATAACTACGTGATGACATTTGAAGTTGGTGCAGTTTTAGCTGATTCAGAAGTCCAAGCACCTGCCTTTTGCTTTAACCAAGATACTATTAGTGAAATATGA
- the LOC115725627 gene encoding ADP-ribosylation factor 1 — protein MGLLFSRMFSSVFGNKEARILVLGLDNAGKTTILYRLQMGEVVSTIPTIGFNVETVQYNNIKFQVWDLGGQTSIRPYWRCYFPNTQAIIYVVDSSDTDRLVIAKEEFHAILEEEELRGAVVLIFANKQDLPGALDDAAITEALELHKIKNRQWSIFKTSAIKGEGLFEGLDWLSNTLKSGGG, from the exons ATGGGTTTATTGTTCAGTCGGATGTTCTCTTCGGTTTTTGGCAATAAAGAAGCTCGGATCCTCGTCCTTGGTCTCGACAATGCCGGGAAAACCACCATTCTTT atcGGCTACAGATGGGGGAAGTTGTCTCCACCATTCCAA CAATTGGATTTAATGTTGAGACAGTTCAGTATaacaacatcaaattccaaGTCTGGGATCTGG GTGGACAAACAAGTATCAg GCCATACTGGAGATGCTATTTTCCAAATACCCAAGCCATAATCTATGTTGTTGATTCTAGTGACACTGATAGACTTGTAATAGCTAAAGAGGAGTTTCATGCAATATTGGAG GAGGAAGAATTGAGAGGCGCAGTTGTTCTCATTTTTGCAAACAAGCAG GATCTTCCTGGTGCACTAGATGATGCTGCAATCACAGAGGCTTTGGAGCTGCACAAGATTAAGAACCGCCAATGGTCAATTTTTAAAACTTCTGCCATCAAAGGAGAAGGTCTCTTCGAGGGCTTGGACTG GCTGAGCAATACACTGAAATCTGGAGGTGGCTAA